A stretch of Cicer arietinum cultivar CDC Frontier isolate Library 1 chromosome 5, Cicar.CDCFrontier_v2.0, whole genome shotgun sequence DNA encodes these proteins:
- the LOC101493853 gene encoding AP2-like ethylene-responsive transcription factor ANT: protein MKSINDSSNSDDRNNNHNNNNWLGFSLSPQLKMEVSSAPPPSHHHHHYQQHHHYHHQHQPSSASNTVPTPFYFSSSHFNNCYENGNLHSPLTVMPLKSDGSLCIMEALGRSQPQVMVPSSSPKLEDFLGGATMGTHDEYGSSSHEREAMALSLDSIYYNTQNADPQQPNRDHSLDLLSDDSFRQQSHNINVQSHPYYSALHCHGIFQSQLEEEQETTKATNHVAVCSSQMPQIAEEAEESIACFKNWEQQMNTNLGNNGGNGVGSVGELQSLSLSMSPGSQSSCVTAPRQISPTGTESVAMDVKKRGASKMGQKQPVHRKSIDTFGQRTSQYRGVTRHRWTGRYEAHLWDNSCKKEGQTRKGRQVYLGGYDMEEKAARAYDQAALKYWGPSTHINFPLENYTTQLEEMKNMTRQEYVAHLRRKSSGFSRGASMYRGVTRHHQHGRWQARIGRVAGNKDLYLGTFSTQEEAAEAYDVAAIKFRGSNAVTNFDISRYDVERIMASNTLLAGEQARRNKDNDPRTEVVEYNGTNVSSQNSVEAAQQRKNNENESKWKMVLCNNHPQQEQQNQQSNTCDQKIGNFKNSDFSMSLQDIVGIDSGQHMLDDSSKNIGNHFSNPSSLVTSLSSSREASPDKTAASLLFPKPSMETKITNGVGVGVSSWFSSQMRPNGSMNLSHLPLFAAWNDA, encoded by the exons ATGAAGTCCATCAATGACAGTAGTAACTCTGATGACAGAAACAACAATCATAACAACAATAACTGGTTGGGTTTTTCTCTCTCACCTCAACTGAAAATGGAGGTTTCTTCTGCTCCTCCTCCttctcatcatcatcatcattatcaacAACATCATCATTACCATCATCAACATCAACCTTCTTCAGCTTCCAACACTGTTCCTACACCTTTCTATTTCTCCTCTTCTCACTTCAATAACTGTTATGAAAATGGTAACCTTCATTCACCTTTGACTGTTATGCCTCTTAAGTCAGATGGCTCACTTTGTATCATGGAAGCTCTTGGTAGATCACAACCACaag TGATGGTGCCATCTTCATCTCCAAAACTAGAAGACTTTCTAGGCGGTGCAACAATGGGAACTCATGATGAATATGGTAGTAGTAGCCATGAAAGAGAAGCAATGGCTTTAAGCTTAGACAGTATTTACTACAATACCCAAAATGCAGATCCTCAACAACCTAATAGAGACCATTCTCTTGACCTTCTTTCAGATGATTCCTTTAGACAACAAAGCCACAACATCAATGTCCAGTCACATCCATATTATTCAGCTCTTCATTGTCATGGTATTTTTCAATCACAATTAGAGGAAGAACAAGAAACAACAAAGGCAACAAACCATGTTGCTGTTTGTAGTTCCCAAATGCCTCAAATAGCTGAAGAAGCCGAAGAAAGCATTGCTTGTTTCAAAAACTGGGAGCAACAAATGAACACTAACCTAGGAAATAATGGTGGAAATGGTGTTGGTTCTGTTGGTGAGTTACAATCTTTAAGCCTTTCTATGAGTCCTGGTTCTCAATCTAGTTGTGTTACAGCTCCTAGACAGATCTCACCTACTGGAACAGAATCAGTGGCTATGGATGTTAAAAAAAGAGGAGCTTCTAAAATGGGTCAGAAGCAACCTGTGCATAGGAAATCTATTGATACTTTTGGTCAAAGAACATCACAGTACAGAGGTGTCACTAG GCATAGATGGACTGGTAGATATGAAGCACATTTGTGGGATAACAGCTGCAAGAAGGAAGGACAAACTAGGAAAGGAAGACAAG TATATTTGG GTGGTTATGATATGGAAGAGAAAGCTGCAAGAGCTTATGATCAAGCAGCTCTCAAGTATTGGGGACCTTCAACTCATATAAACTTTCCC TTGGAAAATTACACAACACAGCTTGAGGAAATGAAGAACATGACTAGGCAGGAATATGTTGCTCATTTGAGAAG AAAAAGCAGTGGATTTTCTAGAGGTGCTTCAATGTACAGAGGAGTGACAag ACACCACCAACATGGTAGGTGGCAAGCAAGAATAGGAAGAGTTGCTGGTAACAAGGATCTTTATCTTGGAACATTCA gCACTCAAGAGGAAGCAGCAGAAGCATATGATGTAGCTGCAATCAAATTCCGGGGATCAAATGCAGTGACAAATTTCGACATATCTAGATACGATGTCGAAAGGATCATGGCTAGCAATACTCTTCTTGCCGGCGAACAGGCAAGAAGAAACAAAGATAACGATCCGAGAACCGAAGTTGTGGAATACAATGGTACTAATGTATCAAGCCAGAACAGTGTTGAAGCGGCTCAACAgcgaaaaaacaatgaaaatgaatCAAAGTGGAAGATGGTTTTGTGTAATAATCATCCACAACAGGaacaacaaaatcaacaatCAAATACTTGTGACcaaaaaattggaaattttaagaattctgatttttctatgTCATTACAAGACATTGTTGGGATTGATTCTGGTCAGCACATGTTGGATGATTCAAGCAAGAATATTggaaatcatttttcaaatcCGTCTTCACTTGTGACAAGTTTAAGCTCTTCAAGAGAAGCTAGTCCTGACAAAACAGCTGCTTCATTACTCTTTCCAAAGCCTTCAATGGAAACAAAGATTACTAATGGTGTTGGTGTTGGTGTTAGTTCTTGGTTTTCTTCACAAATGAGGCCAAATGGTTCTATGAATTTGTCTCATTTGCCACTTTTTGCTGCATGGAATGATGCTTAG